In the Ilumatobacteraceae bacterium genome, one interval contains:
- a CDS encoding type II toxin-antitoxin system ParD family antitoxin: MSSYSVGMSTMNVSLPDELKSYVDEQVDDGGYGSTSEYVRDLIRRDKDRQQLRRVLLDGASSSPGPVADASYFGSLRDRIRSDA, encoded by the coding sequence ATGAGCAGCTACTCTGTCGGCATGTCGACGATGAACGTGTCGCTGCCCGACGAACTCAAGTCGTATGTCGACGAACAGGTCGACGACGGTGGCTACGGATCAACGAGCGAGTACGTCCGCGACCTCATCCGTCGCGACAAGGACCGCCAACAACTCCGACGCGTGCTGCTCGACGGCGCCTCGTCGAGTCCTGGACCGGTCGCAGATGCCTCGTACTTCGGGTCACTGCGTGACCGCATCCGATCCGACGCCTGA
- a CDS encoding (Fe-S)-binding protein, giving the protein MTLHLDAEELNTCVACGLCLPHCPTFRVTGEEALSPRGRIEAMRAVQLRGAPVDDDFVSFMSTCVQCRGCEPACPSGVPYGHLIEGTREMLADEGRITPWWQKIGFRMLGRHRLLLAASSALAVGQRLRLVPKRLDPGRVPLRRGRPIEPTGDQVWLYTGCVMDAWLRDTHRSTAKVLDALGVGYAIPSADGACCGALHVHAGLHDESVELAVAVMRSMPGDAPILVNSAGCGAALKEYGTLLGTDGARRFAARVFDIHEWIAPRVDELDLHSSDTPYLVQDPCHLRHVQRAHLPVRTVIERVGSVVELDDDGLCCGAGGAYSALQPELAGQIRDRKMEAVDRAVEQSGATALVSANPGCSMHLQQLLAERGVSVRHPIDVLADALR; this is encoded by the coding sequence ATGACCCTCCATCTCGATGCCGAAGAACTCAACACCTGTGTGGCCTGCGGGCTGTGCCTGCCCCATTGCCCGACGTTCCGGGTGACGGGGGAGGAGGCGCTGTCGCCGCGTGGCCGGATCGAGGCGATGCGAGCCGTGCAGTTGCGCGGTGCCCCCGTCGACGACGACTTCGTGTCGTTCATGTCGACGTGTGTGCAGTGCCGTGGTTGTGAGCCGGCATGCCCGAGTGGCGTCCCGTACGGTCACCTGATCGAGGGCACCCGCGAGATGCTGGCCGACGAGGGCAGGATCACGCCGTGGTGGCAGAAGATCGGCTTCCGGATGTTGGGACGGCATCGTCTGTTGCTGGCTGCGTCGTCGGCGCTGGCCGTGGGACAGCGCCTCCGGCTCGTCCCGAAGCGACTCGACCCCGGCCGTGTCCCGTTGCGACGTGGCAGGCCGATCGAGCCAACCGGTGATCAGGTCTGGCTCTACACCGGTTGCGTGATGGACGCCTGGCTGCGCGACACCCACCGGTCGACCGCCAAGGTGCTCGACGCACTCGGCGTCGGGTATGCGATCCCGAGTGCCGACGGCGCGTGCTGCGGGGCGCTGCACGTCCACGCCGGGCTCCACGACGAGTCGGTCGAGTTGGCCGTGGCCGTCATGCGGTCGATGCCGGGCGACGCGCCGATCCTCGTGAACTCGGCCGGTTGTGGCGCGGCGCTCAAGGAATACGGCACGCTGCTGGGCACCGACGGCGCTCGTCGATTCGCCGCCCGCGTGTTCGACATCCACGAGTGGATCGCGCCACGGGTCGACGAGCTCGACCTCCACAGTTCCGACACGCCGTACCTCGTCCAGGACCCGTGCCATCTGCGCCATGTGCAGCGGGCGCATCTTCCGGTCCGGACGGTCATCGAGCGAGTCGGGAGCGTGGTCGAACTCGACGACGATGGTCTGTGCTGCGGCGCCGGCGGTGCCTACTCGGCGCTGCAACCCGAGCTGGCCGGCCAGATCCGTGATCGCAAGATGGAAGCCGTCGACCGCGCCGTCGAGCAGAGCGGCGCGACTGCGCTGGTGAGCGCCAACCCGGGCTGCAGCATGCACCTCCAGCAGCTGCTCGCCGAACGTGGTGTCAGCGTCCGCCATCCGATCGACGTGCTCGCCGACGCGCTGCGATGA
- a CDS encoding molybdopterin-dependent oxidoreductase produces MDQGLYGSRWHGIAIGLLSTFAGLAAAELIVGLVRGAVSPVVPVGQEVIDIVPPAVKDWAIDWFGTADKAVLIIGTLLSLAVIGSIVGNLAVKGNRSSAYAVTAVVGLIGVFAVTMRPAPDFGKMLPPIVGTLASIAVIWWLSPRDIAAQGVDDAPPDPSPTSVPRRNFLQGASTVGLLAVMVGGLGRVLRGRFEVGDERAALQLPEPTDTVATPPQPVDGAGDVTDFGIEGVESFVVPNDDFYRIDTALVVPQVPKDTWRLRIHGMVDNELELTFADLLEREQIERYITLSCVSNEVGGGLVGNALFQGVRMQDVLDEAGVQQGATQVVSRSIDGWTCGSPTSVIMDGRDAMLAIAMNGEPLPAEHGYPVRLVVPGLYGYVSATKWVTEIELTRWEDFDGYWVPRGWSKEGPVKTMARIDRPGSGRSYAPNGDEVIDIAGLAWAVHRGISRVEVSIDDGDWRECELAGVPSDDTWRQWRYRWTDFTPGEHTVRARAYDGEGVPQPEEPKSVAPDGAQGYHRVRFDVDA; encoded by the coding sequence ATGGATCAAGGATTGTACGGCTCACGCTGGCACGGCATCGCGATCGGTCTCCTGTCGACCTTCGCCGGCCTCGCCGCCGCGGAGCTGATCGTCGGGCTGGTTCGCGGTGCGGTGTCGCCCGTCGTGCCCGTCGGCCAGGAGGTCATCGACATCGTCCCGCCGGCCGTCAAGGACTGGGCGATCGACTGGTTCGGTACCGCCGACAAGGCCGTACTCATCATCGGGACGCTCCTGTCGCTCGCGGTGATCGGCTCGATCGTCGGCAATCTGGCGGTCAAGGGCAACCGGTCGTCGGCCTATGCGGTGACGGCCGTCGTCGGCCTCATCGGCGTCTTCGCGGTCACGATGCGACCGGCACCCGACTTCGGCAAGATGTTGCCGCCGATCGTCGGGACGCTGGCGTCGATCGCCGTGATCTGGTGGCTGTCGCCCCGCGACATCGCTGCGCAGGGGGTCGACGACGCGCCACCCGACCCGTCGCCGACGTCGGTGCCGCGTCGTAACTTTCTGCAGGGGGCGTCCACCGTCGGACTGCTCGCGGTCATGGTCGGCGGTCTCGGGCGGGTGTTGCGAGGACGGTTCGAGGTCGGCGACGAACGGGCTGCGCTCCAGCTCCCCGAGCCGACCGACACGGTCGCCACACCTCCCCAGCCCGTCGACGGTGCCGGCGACGTGACCGACTTCGGCATCGAGGGGGTCGAGTCGTTCGTGGTCCCCAACGACGACTTCTATCGCATCGACACCGCGCTCGTCGTCCCGCAGGTCCCCAAGGACACCTGGCGGCTCCGCATCCACGGCATGGTCGACAACGAACTCGAGCTGACGTTCGCCGATCTCCTCGAACGCGAGCAGATCGAGCGGTACATCACGCTGTCGTGCGTGTCGAACGAGGTCGGTGGCGGGCTGGTCGGCAACGCGCTGTTCCAGGGTGTCCGGATGCAGGACGTGCTCGACGAAGCCGGCGTGCAGCAGGGCGCCACGCAGGTCGTCAGCCGGTCGATCGACGGTTGGACCTGCGGTTCACCGACATCGGTCATCATGGACGGCCGCGACGCGATGCTGGCGATCGCGATGAACGGCGAACCACTCCCGGCCGAACACGGCTACCCGGTCCGCCTCGTCGTGCCCGGCCTGTACGGGTACGTGTCGGCCACCAAGTGGGTCACCGAGATCGAGCTCACACGGTGGGAGGACTTCGACGGCTACTGGGTGCCTCGCGGTTGGTCGAAGGAGGGGCCGGTCAAGACGATGGCCCGCATCGACCGCCCTGGTTCGGGTCGCAGCTATGCGCCGAACGGCGACGAGGTCATCGACATCGCCGGCCTCGCCTGGGCGGTGCACCGTGGCATCTCACGCGTCGAGGTGTCGATCGACGACGGCGACTGGCGTGAGTGTGAACTCGCCGGCGTCCCGAGCGACGACACGTGGCGGCAGTGGCGGTATCGCTGGACCGACTTCACCCCGGGCGAGCACACGGTACGTGCCCGGGCCTACGACGGCGAAGGAGTGCCGCAACCCGAGGAACCGAAGTCGGTCGCCCCGGACGGTGCCCAGGGCTACCACCGGGTCAGATTCGACGTCGACGCCTGA
- a CDS encoding adenylate/guanylate cyclase domain-containing protein, which yields MGNRGDVAVPSGVVAFLFTDVEGSTGLWATDAEAMAASLRVHDDVVRTGIEQRGGYVFTTAGDAFCAAFQRASDAVGAAEQIQEALDAAPWPGPSLRVRMGVHLGEAEERAGDYFGPTVNTAARVEAAGHGGQVLITDSVRTAANVVGVTDLGEHPLMGVPERVRIYQVGNGAFPPLRTRGVGGSNLPIPATRLVGRDDDVRDLRLLLAQHRLVTLMAVGGTGKTRVAIEVGDQELAHWRDGVWFVDLTQASSDADVAVAVARSIGLALQGGDVAGQVAASVASQSMLIVLDNCEHLIDACAELVHTVMTAGGSSKVLATSREWLDIDGEHVFQLRSLDTSDANSAAVQLFVQRARAIDPTFAADADGVVAEVCRRLDGMPLAIELAASRVSVLTPNALLEGLDDRFRLLSGGRRRQRGRTLEATIDWSYDLLADDEQRFFRRLGVFIGSFDIAAAATVARTSVAEAIDLIESLYARSLITSSTEWPGRFQLLETLKAYAEDRLVDAGEADDARGRLHRHFAPASTPTLVAPTQSLSATVAMEPDHANITQAAEWLYGAELWSELADFLLHTSINNSRNDFRNLELLGRCRNFVDDPDVDAELAQCQIWNQMTAADWASYAETCLEEMGRDDPHYAGWANLMLSLITVVSHPDRGIALIDRFVELPSRLDDDTKRLWEMNYRATAAGFLGQTDPARRYAAETVAICRRLEVDPPAALMSTQILGVCSWSVGDRGGLTRSIDDADELVGSTNDPGLRLMTDFLTALASIGDTQIAGPLRQYLRRCATGQLALSESDALVILAAISEADGAIEHARSLITSPISPRAPGSWLAMHVLAQRLGIGNDVHQRRKAERSNETIREQNRDLPKQALHTELRRRDWLD from the coding sequence ATGGGGAACCGCGGAGATGTTGCTGTTCCGTCGGGTGTAGTGGCGTTTCTGTTCACCGATGTGGAGGGCAGCACCGGGCTGTGGGCTACTGACGCTGAGGCGATGGCGGCGTCGTTGCGCGTGCACGACGATGTGGTGCGTACCGGTATCGAGCAGCGCGGCGGCTATGTATTCACCACAGCTGGCGACGCGTTCTGCGCTGCGTTCCAGCGCGCATCTGACGCGGTAGGCGCCGCTGAACAAATCCAGGAAGCACTCGATGCAGCACCGTGGCCGGGCCCTTCGCTTCGAGTGCGGATGGGTGTACATCTGGGTGAAGCAGAAGAGCGTGCCGGCGACTACTTCGGGCCGACCGTCAACACTGCGGCGAGGGTGGAAGCAGCGGGTCATGGCGGCCAGGTGTTGATCACGGATTCGGTCCGGACCGCAGCCAACGTCGTTGGAGTCACGGACTTGGGCGAGCATCCGTTGATGGGCGTGCCTGAGCGGGTCAGAATCTACCAAGTCGGCAACGGAGCCTTTCCGCCATTGCGCACGAGGGGGGTTGGTGGCTCGAATCTCCCAATACCCGCGACGCGCCTCGTCGGCCGCGACGACGACGTTCGCGATCTTCGGTTGTTGCTGGCCCAGCATCGCCTGGTGACCTTGATGGCGGTTGGGGGTACCGGCAAGACCCGTGTGGCGATCGAGGTCGGTGACCAGGAACTTGCCCACTGGCGTGACGGCGTGTGGTTTGTCGACTTGACCCAAGCCAGCAGCGACGCCGACGTGGCGGTGGCTGTGGCGCGCAGCATCGGGCTTGCCCTTCAAGGCGGCGACGTCGCCGGGCAGGTGGCCGCGTCGGTCGCATCACAGTCCATGCTGATCGTGCTCGACAACTGCGAGCATCTGATCGATGCGTGTGCCGAACTGGTCCACACCGTGATGACCGCCGGCGGTTCGTCGAAAGTCTTGGCAACAAGCCGCGAGTGGCTCGACATCGATGGCGAACACGTCTTCCAACTGCGTTCCCTGGACACATCAGATGCGAACAGCGCAGCGGTTCAGCTGTTCGTTCAGCGAGCCAGGGCGATCGATCCCACCTTCGCGGCCGATGCCGATGGTGTGGTGGCTGAAGTGTGTCGGCGCCTTGATGGCATGCCTCTCGCGATTGAACTCGCGGCATCCCGGGTGTCGGTGCTGACCCCCAATGCGCTGCTCGAAGGGCTCGACGATCGATTCCGGTTGTTGTCCGGTGGCCGGCGCCGCCAACGCGGTCGCACACTCGAGGCCACGATTGATTGGAGCTACGACCTGCTTGCCGACGACGAGCAACGGTTCTTCCGCCGCCTCGGTGTATTCATCGGATCGTTCGACATCGCCGCTGCAGCGACCGTTGCGCGTACCTCGGTCGCCGAAGCGATCGACCTGATCGAATCGCTGTACGCCCGGTCACTGATCACGAGTTCCACCGAATGGCCTGGGCGGTTTCAGCTCCTCGAGACCCTCAAGGCCTACGCCGAGGACCGGCTCGTCGATGCCGGCGAGGCCGACGACGCACGGGGTCGCCTGCACCGTCACTTCGCACCGGCGTCGACCCCAACACTCGTCGCCCCGACGCAATCTCTTTCGGCCACGGTTGCTATGGAACCTGATCACGCCAACATCACCCAGGCCGCCGAATGGCTCTACGGCGCTGAGTTGTGGAGCGAGTTGGCCGACTTCTTGCTTCACACCAGTATCAACAACAGTCGCAACGACTTCCGCAACCTCGAGTTGCTCGGCCGATGCCGCAACTTTGTGGATGACCCCGACGTCGACGCCGAGCTCGCGCAGTGTCAGATCTGGAACCAGATGACGGCTGCGGATTGGGCGTCGTACGCCGAGACATGTCTGGAGGAGATGGGGCGAGACGACCCTCACTACGCCGGGTGGGCCAACCTGATGCTGTCCCTGATTACTGTCGTCAGCCACCCGGACCGGGGGATAGCTCTCATCGATCGTTTTGTCGAGCTTCCCTCTCGACTCGACGACGACACAAAACGCCTCTGGGAGATGAACTACCGGGCCACTGCGGCGGGATTTCTCGGACAGACTGACCCGGCCCGCCGGTACGCGGCCGAGACCGTCGCCATCTGTCGCCGGCTCGAGGTCGACCCTCCTGCAGCGCTGATGAGCACACAAATTCTTGGTGTCTGTTCGTGGAGTGTTGGCGACCGCGGCGGGCTGACCAGATCGATCGACGATGCTGACGAACTTGTCGGATCGACGAATGATCCGGGACTACGACTCATGACCGATTTTCTCACCGCGCTCGCCTCGATCGGAGACACTCAGATTGCTGGGCCGCTGCGGCAATACCTGCGCCGATGCGCAACTGGTCAGTTGGCCCTCAGCGAGAGTGATGCTCTCGTAATTCTTGCTGCGATCTCCGAAGCTGACGGTGCCATCGAACACGCTCGCTCCCTGATCACATCACCCATCAGCCCGAGAGCGCCCGGCTCATGGCTTGCCATGCATGTCCTGGCCCAGCGTCTCGGCATCGGCAACGACGTCCACCAACGGCGCAAGGCCGAACGCTCGAACGAGACGATTCGGGAGCAGAACCGCGACCTCCCTAAGCAAGCACTACACACAGAGCTCCGGCGCCGCGACTGGCTCGACTGA
- a CDS encoding pirin-like C-terminal cupin domain-containing protein — MYANTSALPDTQKTNAAGHANFIATEPVGGRRVDIGTGFAASNFDHGMFGGLMDPLVMVDHFTMTEPTFGTHPHAGISAVSVMLEDSQGPYHNRDSLGNDIDLEPGDLYWLKAGRGAVHNEGPRPGARAHGLQVFVNLPASDKHDAPESLHVRASDMPEIRGEGHRVRVVLGDSQDVSGHLSPASPLTVLDVHIDRDGSFRHTIGANAHAFVLAIRGHGRIVTDDATVTLPAGHAIAARSNIGTSALTLHSEQGAQFVIIEGEPLDQPIAQRGGFVMNTPEELTSAFAAHAAGEFGHID, encoded by the coding sequence ATGTACGCCAACACATCCGCTCTCCCAGACACTCAGAAGACGAACGCAGCCGGCCATGCGAACTTCATCGCCACCGAGCCGGTCGGCGGGCGTCGAGTCGACATCGGCACGGGATTCGCCGCGTCGAACTTCGATCATGGGATGTTCGGCGGCCTGATGGATCCGCTGGTGATGGTCGACCACTTCACGATGACCGAACCGACCTTCGGGACCCACCCCCACGCTGGGATCTCGGCGGTCTCGGTGATGCTCGAGGACAGTCAAGGCCCCTATCACAACCGTGACTCGCTCGGCAACGACATCGATCTCGAGCCCGGCGACCTGTATTGGCTCAAGGCGGGACGAGGCGCGGTGCACAACGAAGGCCCGCGACCTGGCGCGCGAGCCCACGGCCTGCAGGTGTTCGTCAACCTCCCTGCGTCGGACAAGCACGATGCACCGGAGTCACTGCACGTTCGCGCGTCCGACATGCCCGAGATCCGCGGCGAAGGCCACCGCGTCCGCGTCGTCCTCGGTGACAGCCAGGACGTGTCGGGTCACTTGTCGCCGGCTTCGCCCCTCACCGTCCTCGACGTTCACATCGATCGAGACGGCAGCTTCCGCCACACGATCGGTGCGAACGCGCACGCATTCGTCCTGGCGATCCGCGGTCATGGACGAATCGTCACCGACGACGCAACTGTGACGCTCCCGGCGGGCCACGCGATCGCCGCCCGCAGCAACATCGGGACCTCGGCACTGACCCTGCACAGCGAGCAGGGCGCCCAATTCGTGATCATCGAAGGCGAGCCGCTCGACCAGCCCATCGCCCAGCGGGGCGGCTTCGTGATGAACACGCCCGAGGAACTCACGTCCGCCTTCGCCGCTCATGCCGCCGGGGAGTTCGGCCACATCGATTGA
- a CDS encoding TIGR00730 family Rossman fold protein, which translates to MESSVPNSRDELVANLLRELGVSKDFRISERFVSEVIGLITDEPELLDLKIASAAVTEMREAFAMFAPYHGVPKVSIFGSARTKPDDPLYDQTVRVARRLAEAGWMVVTGAGPGIMEAGMHGAGVAQSIGVSIRLPFESGANSIIADDDKHVAMKYFFTRKLMLVKESAAFICLPGGFGTLDETFELLTLTQTGKGIPVPIVFLDTPGDPYWEQVHALITQQLVPRGLVSASDTALYRVTDSCDDAVDEVTRFYANYHSIRSVGSDLIIRVRRSPDDAQLAEINRDFAHLVESGEIRRTEPYGIEKRDGDHLDLDRIVMKFNQRGFAELRGLIDALNRLV; encoded by the coding sequence ATGGAGTCCAGTGTGCCCAACAGCCGTGACGAACTCGTTGCAAACCTGCTCCGCGAGCTCGGAGTTTCGAAGGACTTTCGTATCTCGGAACGGTTCGTTTCCGAGGTGATCGGCTTGATCACCGACGAACCCGAACTCCTCGACCTGAAGATCGCCAGCGCCGCCGTCACCGAAATGCGCGAAGCATTCGCCATGTTCGCTCCGTACCACGGTGTGCCCAAGGTCTCGATCTTCGGTTCAGCCCGTACGAAGCCCGACGACCCGCTCTACGACCAGACCGTTCGCGTCGCCCGACGCCTCGCCGAGGCCGGCTGGATGGTCGTCACCGGCGCCGGCCCGGGGATCATGGAGGCCGGCATGCACGGTGCCGGGGTCGCCCAGAGCATCGGCGTCTCGATCCGACTCCCGTTCGAGTCGGGTGCCAACTCGATCATCGCCGACGACGACAAGCACGTGGCGATGAAGTACTTCTTCACCCGCAAGCTGATGCTGGTCAAGGAGAGCGCCGCGTTCATCTGCCTCCCCGGCGGATTCGGCACGCTCGACGAGACCTTCGAACTCCTGACGCTGACCCAGACCGGCAAGGGCATCCCGGTGCCGATCGTGTTCCTCGACACGCCAGGCGACCCGTACTGGGAGCAGGTCCATGCGCTGATCACCCAACAGCTGGTGCCGCGCGGCCTCGTGTCGGCCTCCGACACGGCGCTGTACCGCGTGACCGACTCGTGCGACGACGCCGTCGACGAGGTCACCCGGTTCTACGCGAACTATCACTCGATCCGGAGCGTCGGCAGCGATCTGATCATCCGCGTGCGGCGTTCGCCCGACGACGCCCAGCTCGCCGAGATCAACCGCGACTTCGCCCATCTCGTCGAATCGGGTGAGATCCGGCGCACCGAGCCCTATGGCATCGAGAAGCGAGATGGCGACCACCTCGACCTCGACCGGATCGTCATGAAGTTCAATCAGCGCGGTTTCGCCGAGTTGCGCGGCCTGATCGACGCGCTCAACCGCCTGGTCTGA
- a CDS encoding PQQ-binding-like beta-propeller repeat protein has translation MGTRRAVLASILALAACGGDEVADLGCQDGATGPGGVVGFDVDSGEPRWSVPVGWPNGAAVFDDFAVVSTAEHVVRGIAIDSGEVVWCVEFEPGDTEFSGGIAAAGPVVGALAGDSVVGLDPATGVERWRRQLQAPEATLRGGDVLWVLDGSVGGTPIMVLEPTTGEDASDVDDGASEPVSFGIGTPPRQVGGLELSTAAGGSDRQTIEVSVSRDDSVVWDDTVPGFVAALVAGPAEPIVLVLDQTGGTGDLAGSADTILTAYAAIGGDRQWQHALPGTPHLIAQLSDEVIAVPVGIDVHAIDITTGAETWVAELPNPGRGGSYEQAGTFWFIDTGSSGTAVAVGRAEQPYRD, from the coding sequence GTGGGAACTCGCAGGGCCGTGCTGGCCTCGATCCTGGCATTGGCCGCCTGCGGGGGTGACGAAGTCGCCGATCTCGGCTGCCAGGATGGCGCGACCGGTCCGGGCGGTGTGGTCGGATTCGATGTCGACTCGGGCGAACCGCGATGGTCCGTGCCCGTCGGCTGGCCGAATGGAGCGGCCGTGTTCGACGACTTCGCCGTCGTGAGTACCGCCGAGCATGTGGTCCGCGGCATCGCGATCGACTCGGGTGAGGTCGTGTGGTGTGTCGAGTTCGAGCCCGGCGACACCGAGTTCTCGGGTGGCATCGCGGCAGCGGGACCGGTCGTGGGCGCGTTGGCCGGTGACTCGGTCGTGGGGTTGGATCCGGCGACTGGTGTGGAGCGCTGGCGACGGCAGCTGCAGGCACCCGAGGCGACACTGCGCGGCGGCGACGTGTTGTGGGTGCTCGATGGGTCCGTGGGCGGCACACCGATCATGGTGCTCGAACCGACCACGGGCGAGGATGCCTCGGACGTCGACGACGGCGCATCGGAACCGGTGTCATTCGGTATCGGCACCCCGCCGAGGCAGGTCGGCGGCCTCGAGTTGTCCACCGCCGCCGGTGGGTCGGATCGACAAACGATCGAGGTGTCCGTGTCCCGCGACGACTCGGTGGTCTGGGACGACACCGTCCCCGGGTTCGTGGCCGCACTCGTTGCCGGCCCGGCAGAGCCGATCGTCCTCGTACTCGATCAGACCGGAGGCACCGGCGACCTCGCTGGGAGTGCTGACACGATCCTGACCGCCTACGCCGCGATCGGCGGCGACCGGCAGTGGCAGCACGCGCTGCCCGGCACGCCGCACCTGATCGCTCAGCTCTCCGACGAGGTGATCGCCGTTCCCGTCGGCATCGACGTTCACGCCATCGACATCACGACCGGGGCCGAGACCTGGGTCGCCGAGTTGCCGAACCCCGGCCGGGGTGGCAGCTACGAACAAGCGGGCACGTTCTGGTTCATCGACACCGGCTCCTCGGGTACCGCCGTCGCGGTCGGTCGGGCCGAGCAGCCGTATCGAGACTGA
- a CDS encoding DNA-formamidopyrimidine glycosylase family protein — MPEGHTIHRIARDHGRLLAGRPIRVSSPQGRFAPDAERIDGATLERIEAYGKHLFYWWSTGEIGHVHLGLFGKYRVTRGESPEPTGALRMRLQTLDDGGEPVTIDLRGPTACTVAPPDERAAIIARLGPDPLRRDADPQRAIDRMTRSTKAMGALLLDQAVIAGLGNIFRAEILFLHGIHPERPGKRCTADDAAGIWSTAVGMLRAGVKANRIVTVDRDEIGWPRGRRIPREEATYVYQRDRCIRCGDEIRTLDVANRTCYYCPTDQPR, encoded by the coding sequence ATGCCGGAAGGTCATACGATCCATCGAATCGCGCGTGATCACGGTCGCCTGCTCGCCGGACGTCCGATTCGCGTCAGCAGCCCGCAGGGTCGGTTCGCCCCCGACGCCGAACGCATCGACGGCGCCACGCTCGAACGCATCGAGGCCTACGGCAAGCACCTGTTCTACTGGTGGTCGACGGGCGAGATCGGGCACGTGCACCTCGGGCTGTTCGGCAAGTACCGAGTGACTCGTGGCGAATCCCCCGAGCCGACCGGTGCACTCCGGATGCGGCTCCAGACGCTCGACGACGGCGGTGAACCCGTCACGATCGACCTGCGCGGGCCCACGGCGTGCACGGTGGCACCACCCGACGAGCGGGCGGCGATCATCGCACGGCTCGGACCGGATCCGCTCCGCCGAGACGCCGACCCACAGCGGGCGATCGATCGCATGACGCGCAGCACGAAGGCGATGGGGGCGCTCCTGCTCGACCAAGCGGTCATCGCCGGGCTCGGCAACATCTTCCGCGCCGAGATCCTGTTCCTCCACGGCATCCACCCCGAACGGCCGGGGAAGCGGTGCACCGCCGACGACGCCGCCGGCATCTGGTCGACGGCGGTCGGCATGCTCCGAGCAGGGGTCAAGGCCAATCGCATCGTCACCGTCGACCGCGACGAGATCGGCTGGCCGCGCGGCCGCCGCATCCCCCGCGAGGAAGCGACCTACGTCTACCAGCGCGACCGATGTATCCGGTGCGGTGACGAGATCCGCACCCTCGATGTCGCCAACCGCACCTGCTACTACTGCCCGACGGATCAGCCCCGGTAG